From Coleofasciculus sp. FACHB-T130, a single genomic window includes:
- the ppk1 gene encoding polyphosphate kinase 1, whose amino-acid sequence MSKAKKTAATHHNIDLNHPQYYFNRELSWLEFNNRVLHEAIDPRTPLLERLKFMGIFSANFDEYFMVRVAALKQQVEAKVSQLTPDGRTPSDQLEEISLAARPLVAQQHQHFEKALRPLMTAQGIHLLDYVDLNQEQRAYLQNYFEEQIFPVLTPLAVDPSHPFPYMSNLSLNLAVVVKDPDTGEELFARVKVPKVLPRFLPLRLESGLGSRSSGLEEERFRNERLIWMGVPLEQVIAHNLESLFPGMNIQEYHPFRITRNADLEVEEDEADDLMLAIEQELRKRRVGGSAVRMEIQASMPESMKGMLMRELGLLERDVYEVDGLLGLADLMYFMQLPLPELKDPVWTPGIPPRLRRLSEGDLDEGEDIFSVIRTADLMVHHPYQSFGGTVQRFITQAAIDPNVLAIKMTLYRTSGDSPILNALITAAEHGKQVAVLVELKARFDEENNINWARKLEQAGVHVVYGLVGLKTHTKVVLVVRREENQIRRYVHIGTGNYNPKTARIYTDVGLLSCREDLGADLTDLFNYLTGYSRQRSYRKLLVSPVNCRDRFLSLIRREIEHCHHGKSGRIVAKMNSLTDPQLIASLYEASIAGVKIDLIIRGICCLRPGVEGVSENIRTISVVGRYLEHSRIFYFQNAGSEEVYIGSADWMRRNLDRRVEAIAPIEDPEISKDLQEILGIMLADNRHAWDLQPDGRYIQRHPGDKEREQSAQKILMEMAQQ is encoded by the coding sequence ATGTCAAAAGCGAAAAAGACCGCAGCAACACACCATAATATTGACCTAAACCATCCGCAGTACTATTTCAACCGCGAACTCAGCTGGTTGGAGTTTAACAATCGAGTTTTGCATGAAGCGATCGATCCTCGGACGCCGCTGCTAGAACGCCTGAAATTCATGGGGATTTTTAGTGCCAACTTCGACGAATACTTCATGGTGCGCGTTGCTGCTCTTAAGCAACAGGTGGAAGCAAAAGTGAGCCAGCTGACGCCCGATGGTCGGACGCCAAGCGACCAGCTAGAAGAGATTAGCTTGGCAGCGCGACCTCTGGTAGCACAACAGCATCAACACTTTGAGAAAGCATTGCGACCCTTGATGACCGCGCAAGGCATTCATCTTCTAGACTACGTGGATCTGAACCAGGAACAGCGGGCTTACCTGCAAAACTATTTTGAAGAGCAAATTTTCCCAGTTCTGACCCCCTTAGCCGTCGATCCCAGCCATCCTTTTCCCTATATGTCTAACCTCAGTCTGAATCTGGCTGTGGTGGTGAAAGACCCAGACACGGGGGAAGAACTGTTTGCTAGAGTGAAAGTCCCAAAAGTTTTACCTCGATTTTTGCCCTTACGGTTGGAGTCCGGGCTGGGAAGTCGGTCGTCTGGACTCGAAGAGGAACGATTCCGGAATGAACGCCTGATTTGGATGGGTGTGCCCCTAGAACAGGTGATTGCTCATAATCTAGAGTCACTGTTTCCGGGGATGAATATCCAGGAATATCACCCCTTCCGAATCACTCGCAATGCAGATTTGGAGGTGGAAGAAGATGAAGCCGACGATCTGATGCTGGCGATTGAGCAAGAACTGCGGAAACGTCGGGTGGGTGGTTCGGCGGTACGGATGGAAATTCAAGCTTCAATGCCCGAATCCATGAAAGGGATGCTGATGCGAGAACTGGGGCTGTTGGAGCGGGATGTTTACGAGGTGGACGGGCTATTGGGGCTGGCAGACTTGATGTACTTCATGCAATTGCCACTCCCGGAACTGAAAGACCCTGTGTGGACGCCAGGGATACCCCCACGCCTGCGGCGGCTCAGTGAAGGAGATTTGGATGAGGGAGAAGATATTTTCTCGGTCATTCGCACCGCAGATTTGATGGTTCACCATCCTTATCAATCTTTTGGAGGAACGGTACAGCGCTTCATTACCCAAGCGGCAATCGATCCAAATGTGCTGGCGATTAAAATGACTCTCTACCGAACATCTGGGGACTCGCCGATTCTCAATGCCCTAATTACAGCGGCTGAGCATGGCAAGCAAGTAGCGGTTCTGGTGGAACTAAAAGCCCGTTTTGATGAAGAGAACAATATTAACTGGGCACGCAAGTTAGAACAAGCGGGCGTTCATGTGGTCTATGGGTTGGTGGGTTTAAAGACGCATACCAAAGTGGTTTTGGTGGTACGCCGAGAAGAAAACCAAATTCGCCGGTATGTCCACATCGGTACGGGGAACTATAATCCCAAAACCGCTCGAATTTATACAGATGTGGGGCTATTAAGCTGCCGTGAAGACTTGGGGGCGGATTTAACGGATTTGTTTAATTACTTGACGGGTTACTCGCGGCAACGGTCTTACCGCAAGTTGTTGGTGTCGCCGGTGAACTGCCGCGATCGCTTTTTGAGTTTGATCCGCCGCGAGATAGAACATTGCCATCATGGCAAAAGCGGTCGAATTGTCGCCAAGATGAATTCACTGACAGATCCCCAACTCATTGCCTCGCTTTACGAAGCTAGCATCGCTGGGGTAAAAATCGATTTGATTATCCGCGGAATTTGCTGTCTGCGACCCGGTGTGGAAGGAGTCAGTGAAAATATCCGGACGATTAGTGTTGTCGGGCGTTATCTAGAACACTCGCGGATTTTTTACTTTCAAAATGCTGGCAGTGAGGAAGTTTATATCGGCAGTGCTGATTGGATGCGCCGCAACTTGGATCGACGAGTAGAAGCGATCGCGCCAATAGAAGATCCCGAAATTTCTAAAGATTTACAAGAAATCTTAGGAATTATGCTCGCCGATAACCGTCACGCTTGGGATTTACAACCAGATGGTCGTTACATCCAACGCCACCCCGGTGACAAGGAAAGAGAACAAAGTGCCCAGAAAATTTTGATGGAAATGGCACAGCAATAG
- a CDS encoding superoxide dismutase, giving the protein MAFELPPLPYDQDALESSGMSARTLEFHYGKHHAAYVNTLNNLVKDTELADKSLEEIIKATYKASDKAAVFNNAAQVWNHTFYWNGIKPNGGGNPSGELAEKINASFGSLDKFKEEFKNAGGTQFGSGWAWLIKDGDTLKVTKSPNAENPIAYGQTPLLTMDVWEHAYYLDYQNSRPNFMQNFVDHLINWDFVAQNLTASA; this is encoded by the coding sequence ATGGCATTTGAATTACCCCCTTTACCTTACGATCAAGACGCTTTAGAGTCGTCAGGTATGTCGGCGCGGACACTTGAGTTCCATTACGGCAAGCATCACGCTGCTTACGTGAACACTCTCAACAATCTAGTTAAGGACACAGAACTAGCCGACAAGTCGCTTGAAGAAATCATCAAGGCAACCTACAAAGCATCAGACAAAGCTGCTGTATTCAACAACGCTGCTCAGGTATGGAATCATACCTTCTATTGGAATGGCATCAAGCCAAATGGAGGCGGCAATCCGAGTGGCGAACTAGCGGAAAAAATTAACGCCAGCTTCGGTAGCCTTGACAAATTCAAAGAAGAGTTTAAAAATGCCGGAGGCACTCAATTCGGTAGTGGTTGGGCTTGGCTAATCAAGGATGGCGATACCCTAAAAGTAACTAAGTCTCCGAACGCAGAAAACCCGATTGCCTACGGACAAACTCCCTTGCTAACAATGGATGTTTGGGAACATGCCTACTATCTGGATTACCAGAATAGCCGCCCCAACTTCATGCAGAACTTTGTTGACCACTTGATCAACTGGGACTTTGTTGCCCAGAATTTAACGGCATCTGCTTAA
- a CDS encoding TIGR00725 family protein: MKKTLIGVMGPGANATETDLENAYKLGQFIAQEGWVLLTGGRNAGVMDAASKGAKFANGLTIGVLPTNDTSAVSDAVDIAIVTDMGNARNNINVLSSDVVIACGMGAGTASEIALALKNHKKVILLTNHPESKAFFQSLSEDSILIANTPAAAIEMVRGVLSDRH; encoded by the coding sequence ATGAAAAAAACCCTAATTGGCGTTATGGGACCAGGAGCCAACGCCACAGAAACTGACTTAGAAAATGCTTATAAACTCGGTCAATTCATTGCCCAAGAAGGATGGGTTTTGCTGACTGGCGGCAGAAATGCTGGTGTGATGGATGCGGCGAGTAAAGGGGCAAAATTTGCTAATGGTTTAACAATTGGCGTTCTTCCCACTAACGATACCAGCGCGGTTTCTGATGCCGTAGATATTGCAATTGTTACCGATATGGGAAATGCGAGAAATAATATTAATGTCCTTTCTTCTGATGTTGTGATTGCCTGCGGCATGGGTGCAGGAACCGCTTCGGAAATTGCCTTAGCTTTGAAGAACCATAAAAAAGTGATTTTATTAACGAATCATCCAGAAAGTAAAGCTTTTTTCCAAAGCTTGTCTGAAGACTCTATTTTGATTGCCAATACTCCAGCAGCAGCAATCGAAATGGTTAGAGGAGTTTTGAGCGATCGCCATTAA
- a CDS encoding 4-hydroxybenzoate solanesyltransferase produces MLTQQEHNQTEPTWLTVVRLLRWDKPAGRLILMIPALWAVFLAAAGKPPLPLVGVIVLGTLATSAAGCVVNDLWDRDIDPQVERTRSRPLASRALSVKTGIVVALVAMSCAGVLALYLNSLTFWLCVAAVPVIIFYPTAKRVFPVPQLVLSIAWGFGVLISWTAVTAKLEEPTWILWGATVLWTLGFDTVYAMSDREDDRRIGINSSALFFGNYAAEAVGVFFTGTVILLEWLGIVMDLKLSFWIALSLATLAWIWQYSRLSQKDIPTPVYGETFRQNVWIGFVLLAGMIAGSL; encoded by the coding sequence ATGCTGACCCAGCAAGAACACAACCAAACAGAACCTACCTGGCTGACAGTCGTCCGGCTTTTGAGATGGGATAAGCCAGCAGGACGCCTGATATTGATGATTCCGGCACTATGGGCGGTCTTTCTGGCAGCAGCAGGAAAGCCACCGTTGCCGCTGGTAGGCGTGATTGTACTGGGTACTTTAGCGACCAGTGCTGCCGGGTGTGTTGTCAATGATTTGTGGGATCGGGATATCGATCCGCAAGTAGAAAGAACGCGATCGCGTCCCCTCGCCTCTCGCGCTTTGTCGGTCAAAACTGGCATCGTCGTTGCCTTGGTAGCGATGAGTTGCGCTGGGGTTCTCGCACTCTACCTTAATTCCCTTACTTTCTGGTTGTGCGTGGCGGCAGTTCCCGTAATTATTTTCTATCCCACCGCCAAGCGCGTCTTTCCAGTGCCTCAGCTAGTGCTGTCGATTGCTTGGGGTTTTGGCGTGCTGATTAGCTGGACTGCTGTAACTGCCAAGCTAGAAGAACCCACCTGGATTTTATGGGGCGCGACGGTACTCTGGACACTTGGATTTGACACCGTTTATGCCATGTCAGATCGGGAAGATGATCGGCGGATTGGCATTAATTCCAGCGCTTTATTTTTTGGCAATTATGCGGCTGAAGCTGTTGGTGTCTTCTTTACTGGCACGGTTATTTTGCTTGAATGGTTGGGAATTGTGATGGATCTAAAGCTTAGCTTTTGGATCGCTTTGAGTTTGGCAACCTTAGCTTGGATTTGGCAATATTCTCGACTCAGCCAGAAAGATATCCCAACGCCAGTATATGGGGAAACTTTTCGCCAAAATGTTTGGATTGGTTTTGTTTTACTGGCTGGAATGATTGCTGGTTCTCTGTAG